AATGAGTGGACGAATAGGTCTGTCAATCAATCTGGCTGAAAGTACTTCTTTGTCAGTAGGTCTACCTTCTCTTTTGAGAAAACCACCCGGGATTTTACCTGCGGCTGATGTTTTTTCGCGATATTCCACCTGCAATGGCAGGAAGTCAATATCTGTCTTCGGCGTTTCGGCGGCTGTCGCAGTTACTAAAACCATTGTATCTTCGCATCTTACCATTACGGCACCATTTGCGAATTTTGCGAATTTACCCACTTCAAGTGAGTATTCTTTACCGTCGAAATTAATCGAAACTTTTTTGTGTTGCATATTACTTCTTCATTATTACATTAAATTTCAAACAAAAAACGGCGTCAGAAACGCCGCTTACTCATTAAATGATATTTGTTTATTACTTTCTTAGTGACAATGCCACCAACACTTCACGATAGCGTGTTATGTCGTTATTGGCAAGGTAGGTAAGCAATCTTCGACGCTTTGAAACAAGCTTAATGAGACCGCGGCGGCCATGGTGGTCTTTTTTGTGCGTATCAAGGTGTCCTGTCAGATAATTAATGCGTGTAGTCAGCATTGAAATCTGTACTTCGGAACGACCGGTGTCAGCACCGCTTGTACCAAATCTTTTTATTGCTTCTAACTTTTGATCTTTAGTAATCATTTATTACTACTCCAAATAAAAAATTTTGCAGAATTACGAACTTTAAAAATAACACTTTTTTACGAAATAAAAAAATATTTTGTGCATAATTACATTATTTAATCACGATTTACTATCACTAATGCTCCTATTACTCCAGGAATCCAACCCGCTATTGTAAGGAGAGTTACAATAATTATGGAACCACATCCTTTATCAATAACTGCTAAAGGTGGAAATATTATACACAATATAACTCTGATAATGCTCATATATTATTATTGAAGTAACGAATTAAATATCAATATATTATATGATATTACAATTCAAATTGCACTCTGTGATTACCAAATAATTTGCAAAGCATTTGAGTTGTATGCATATCAAGCGGTAAATTTGCATCCATTGAATAATATGTTTTCTTTACAGTTTTGTCTTTGCTTGAAACGTAGCATTTTAGTCTGACGGTTTTTCCATTTGAATTAAGCAAATCCTTCTTAACAGTTTCGAGGTTTGAAAGGTCGTTTTCATCAAGATTTATCCACAATTTGTAACCT
This is a stretch of genomic DNA from Ignavibacteriota bacterium. It encodes these proteins:
- the rpsO gene encoding 30S ribosomal protein S15, giving the protein MITKDQKLEAIKRFGTSGADTGRSEVQISMLTTRINYLTGHLDTHKKDHHGRRGLIKLVSKRRRLLTYLANNDITRYREVLVALSLRK
- a CDS encoding YqaE/Pmp3 family membrane protein; amino-acid sequence: MSIIRVILCIIFPPLAVIDKGCGSIIIVTLLTIAGWIPGVIGALVIVNRD